In one window of Syntrophorhabdaceae bacterium DNA:
- a CDS encoding CapA family protein has protein sequence MEQTNGKKDVDFFAVGDVVIARKDWEQSFARVESILKKADICFFNCETPYGESGCPGMAPTGAPPHHPRGMPALAQAGFNVCTLANNHTLDWGIDPVAECRGRLQKLGIAVCGAGKNIDEAREPAIVERKGVKIAFLGYCSTGPNLYLAEENKPGCAMVRIHTLYEPYDFQPGTPFTKVLTWAYKLDLEAMVEDIRKAREKADLVVMTDHWGVHNVPVMIPDYGFEVGHAAIDAGADLVLGTHPHILKGIEVYKGKVIVHSLGNFCMERRAAEGEDDQRILTLKSFADMRNKIYGPLHPDQAKSLILKCHISDGRFTRISYVPVQLDMTMANPEPLEKADPRAQAIFAYMQEITKKAGLSTEYRWDGDEVVVEV, from the coding sequence ATGGAGCAGACAAACGGGAAAAAGGATGTCGATTTCTTCGCCGTCGGGGACGTGGTGATCGCAAGAAAAGACTGGGAACAGAGTTTCGCGCGAGTAGAATCAATACTTAAAAAGGCGGACATCTGTTTCTTCAACTGCGAGACCCCTTACGGAGAATCGGGTTGCCCGGGAATGGCACCAACAGGGGCGCCGCCCCACCATCCGCGGGGGATGCCGGCCCTAGCTCAAGCTGGTTTCAACGTCTGTACGTTAGCGAATAATCATACCCTTGATTGGGGGATCGACCCTGTGGCTGAGTGCCGGGGGCGACTGCAGAAACTTGGCATAGCAGTCTGCGGTGCAGGCAAGAACATAGATGAGGCAAGGGAACCCGCCATCGTTGAGAGAAAAGGGGTAAAGATTGCATTCCTCGGCTATTGTTCAACAGGGCCCAACTTGTACCTTGCCGAGGAAAACAAACCCGGCTGCGCCATGGTCCGCATTCACACTCTCTATGAACCATATGATTTCCAGCCAGGAACGCCGTTTACCAAGGTTTTAACATGGGCTTACAAACTTGATCTGGAAGCGATGGTAGAGGATATCAGAAAAGCACGAGAGAAGGCCGATCTTGTGGTCATGACCGATCACTGGGGAGTCCACAACGTTCCCGTGATGATCCCCGACTATGGTTTTGAGGTAGGCCATGCGGCGATAGATGCCGGTGCGGATCTTGTTCTTGGCACACACCCCCACATTTTGAAAGGCATCGAGGTTTATAAGGGGAAGGTCATTGTGCACAGCCTCGGGAATTTTTGCATGGAACGGAGAGCGGCCGAAGGTGAAGACGACCAGCGAATACTAACGCTGAAATCCTTTGCTGATATGAGGAATAAGATTTACGGTCCTCTTCACCCTGATCAGGCCAAAAGCCTTATCCTGAAGTGTCACATCTCCGATGGTAGGTTCACCCGGATTTCGTACGTCCCTGTTCAGCTTGATATGACCATGGCCAACCCCGAACCGCTCGAAAAGGCTGACCCGCGGGCTCAGGCTATTTTTGCCTATATGCAGGAGATCACCAAGAAGGCTGGGCTCTCCACCGAGTACCGTTGGGATGGAGATGAAGTGGTTGTTGAAGTGTAG
- a CDS encoding ABC transporter substrate-binding protein → MKLRLSLIVVVIALLVFFVSTALSATPKPEGTLVVGLFSLAEEGFLPDRCSGTASPLWEPVYDFLIYGNSVNMKPIPGLAERWEYSKDYKTLTFHLRKGVQFHDGWGELTAEDVKFTIELNARPTSTNLRSSDLRKIASMEVRDRYTLALHLKEPDPMLWLSFSTADNTGLGILCKKYVETIGEEKANRQPLGSGPYRFVEQKSGDYAKFEAYDSHWLVVPEFKYLVIRIVPEESTRVAMLKTGELDIAMELGMNKIPELEKTGLRTIVQRNTVTDFIALGGLLIPEDKRYVEGYHRKDPWKDVRVREAMNIAIDRAAVAKDLFHNFAVPAPIALMLPGWDKLPPIPYDPKRAKQLLAQAGYPNGFSFKLLTHDKEPMLPLLAQAVVGYWEAIGLRGEIVPGDYATWRDTNKTGKTAGWLWTHTLGDFPDWSERLMSYEMPNASTPLWEGEETKSLVRKTLAEMDLKKRDADFRDLAKAYRAAYTHIPLVYVARLHSVSPKVGQWSPGHQLYPKNFVFARHAKPLNTPRLFTP, encoded by the coding sequence GTGAAGCTGAGATTAAGTCTCATAGTGGTTGTCATCGCACTTCTGGTTTTTTTTGTTTCGACCGCGCTTTCTGCGACGCCCAAACCGGAGGGGACACTTGTGGTAGGACTTTTTTCCCTTGCAGAGGAGGGTTTTTTGCCGGATAGATGTAGTGGAACAGCGAGTCCCCTTTGGGAGCCCGTCTACGATTTCCTGATCTATGGAAACAGTGTCAACATGAAACCCATTCCGGGCCTGGCCGAACGTTGGGAATATTCGAAGGACTATAAAACCCTGACATTCCACCTGAGAAAGGGCGTACAGTTTCATGACGGCTGGGGTGAGCTAACCGCTGAAGATGTAAAATTCACTATAGAGCTGAACGCCCGGCCCACCTCTACCAACCTGAGAAGCTCGGACCTCAGAAAGATCGCCAGCATGGAAGTTAGAGACCGTTACACCCTAGCCCTTCATCTAAAAGAGCCCGACCCCATGTTGTGGCTGAGTTTCTCCACTGCTGACAATACGGGTCTCGGCATCCTCTGTAAGAAATATGTCGAGACCATAGGCGAGGAAAAGGCCAACAGGCAGCCTCTTGGATCGGGCCCGTATCGCTTCGTCGAGCAGAAATCCGGTGATTACGCAAAGTTTGAAGCCTATGACAGTCACTGGCTCGTGGTTCCCGAGTTCAAGTATCTGGTAATCCGGATAGTACCGGAAGAAAGCACGAGAGTTGCTATGCTCAAGACCGGGGAACTCGATATCGCCATGGAGCTCGGCATGAACAAGATACCTGAACTGGAAAAGACAGGCTTGAGAACCATTGTGCAGAGAAACACCGTGACTGACTTCATAGCCTTGGGTGGTTTGCTGATTCCCGAGGATAAGCGCTACGTTGAAGGGTATCATAGAAAAGATCCGTGGAAAGATGTTAGGGTAAGGGAGGCGATGAATATTGCCATCGACAGGGCGGCCGTCGCCAAAGATCTCTTTCACAACTTTGCAGTGCCAGCCCCTATAGCCTTGATGCTTCCCGGATGGGACAAGTTGCCACCCATTCCATACGACCCAAAAAGAGCTAAGCAATTGTTAGCCCAAGCCGGATATCCCAATGGCTTCAGCTTCAAACTTCTCACTCATGACAAGGAACCGATGCTTCCATTGCTGGCACAAGCGGTAGTAGGTTATTGGGAAGCTATTGGCCTGAGGGGAGAGATCGTCCCAGGTGATTATGCCACGTGGCGTGACACCAACAAGACTGGCAAAACTGCGGGCTGGCTCTGGACGCATACGCTTGGCGACTTTCCCGACTGGTCTGAGAGGCTTATGAGTTATGAAATGCCGAATGCATCGACGCCGCTCTGGGAGGGCGAAGAGACAAAGTCTTTGGTAAGAAAAACACTTGCTGAAATGGATTTGAAAAAAAGAGACGCCGATTTCAGGGACCTTGCGAAGGCATATCGCGCCGCATATACACACATTCCGCTCGTCTATGTGGCAAGGTTGCACAGCGTAAGCCCAAAGGTTGGCCAGTGGTCCCCGGGGCACCAACTTTACCCGAAAAATTTTGTATTTGCCCGGCATGCGAAACCGCTCAATACCCCGAGGCTTTTTACACCG